A genomic region of Phragmites australis chromosome 2, lpPhrAust1.1, whole genome shotgun sequence contains the following coding sequences:
- the LOC133910166 gene encoding WUSCHEL-related homeobox 9 encodes MEALSGRVGVKCGRWNPTAEQVKVLTELFRAGLRTPSTEQIQRISTHLSAFGKVESKNVFYWFQNHKARERHHHKKRRRGASSPDSGSGSNEEYGRAASHEAEADLVLQPPESKREARSYSHHHRLMTCYVRDVVEHQEAMWERPTREVETLELFPLKSYDLEPEKLRYVRGGAGEQCREISFFDVAAGRDPPLELRLCSFSL; translated from the exons ATGGAGGCGCTGAGCGGGCGGGTAGGGGTGAAGTGCGGGCGGTGGAACCCTACGGCGGAGCAGGTGAAGGTCCTGACGGAACTCTTCCGCGCGGGGCTGCGGACGCCGAGCACGGAGCAGATCCAGCGTATCTCCACCCACCTCAGCGCGTTCGGCAAGGTGGAGAGCAAGAACGTCTTCTACTGGTTCCAGAACCACAAGGCCCGCGAGCGCCACCACCACAAGaagcgccgccgcggcgcgtCCTCCCCCgacagcggcagcggcagcaacGAGGAATATGGCCGTGCTGCCTCccacgaggccgaggccgacCTCGTGCTGCAGCCTCCAGAGAGCAAGCGGGAGGCCAGAAGCTACAGCCACCATCATCGGCTCATGACAT GCTACGTGAGGGACGTGGTGGAGCATCAAGAGGCGATGTGGGAGCGGCCGACGAGGGAGGTGGAGACGCTGGAGCTGTTCCCCCTCAAGTCGTACGACCTCGAGCCGGAGAAGCTACGGTATGTgaggggcggcgccggcgagcagTGCAGGGAGATCTCCTTCTTCGACGTCGCTGCCGGCCGGGATCCACCGCTGGAGCTCAGGCTCTGCAGCTTCAGTCTCTAG
- the LOC133908070 gene encoding uncharacterized protein LOC133908070, with protein sequence MDFPDSNFLTWSTFFNNTFRKFCLMDHVDYTMLKLDDADWTQTDYCIVYWLHSSVSREILNIIIKLQDTTAYSSRMAITGLFLDNSMQQAIYAQQELHSLYQGELSITEYCGRLKRFADTLRNVDAPLAD encoded by the coding sequence ATGGATTTTCCAGACTCCAATTTCTTGACTTGGAGTACCTTCTTCAACAACACTTTCCGCAAGTTCTGCCTAATGGATCACGTTGACTACACCATGCTGAAGCTTGACGACGCCGACTGGACCCAAACCGACTACTGCATTGTGTATTGGCTGCACTCGTCGGTGTCTAGAGAGATcctcaacatcatcatcaagctgcAGGACACCACCGCCTACTCTAGCCGGATGGCGATCACCGGACTCTTCCTCGACAACTCCATGCAACAAGCGATCTATGCCCAACAAGAGTTACATAGCCTCTATCAAGGTGAATTGTCCATCACTGAGTACTGTGGCCGCCTGAAACGGTTTGCGGACACTCTTCGCAACGTCGACGCACCGCTGGCAGATTAG